One window from the genome of Gadus morhua chromosome 16, gadMor3.0, whole genome shotgun sequence encodes:
- the mrps22 gene encoding small ribosomal subunit protein mS22, protein MAALGAARGFFLNYPRITNVHKNKHIFNKCCIRPFCKEASDNTSTEHHAKPQFTDSPVQDILTKITGLDLQKVFRPIKQEVKPPVYKLMTDLQLEEATYLAKKQAQKLLKMPPVLPERKPIDDVISVDKILDGMDTAKLVFTDITFNIPHRERFIVVRETDGVLRKATWKERDRLIQVYFPKEGRKHTVPLLFKEENLKRVFTEDRHEDVLNLCLVQFEPDSSEYIKTHTATYEDLEKHGKYDLLRSTRHFGGMAWYLVTMRRVDRLIVDMLQRDLLDDAVSLVSLFNMVHPNSESAQEARSQQASGTDLLKIFAQKESQRSGYIELALQAHGQNQESSAVSLEHV, encoded by the exons ATGGCGGCGCTCGGGGCAGCACGGGGCTTCTTCCTAAACTATCCTCGGATTACAAATGttcacaaaaataaacacatttttaacAAGTGTTGCATTAGGCCGTTTTGTAAAGAGGCATCAGACAATA CTTCCACAGAACACCATGCTAAACCCCAGTTCACAGACTCCCCAGTGCAAGACATCCTTACCAAGATCACAGGCCTGGATTTACAAAAAGTCTTCCGGCCTATTAAGCAAGAAGTGAAGCCTCCAGTTTATAAACTAATGACCGATTTACAACTGGAGGAG GCGACCTATCTGGCCAAAAAACAAGCACAAAAGCTTTTGAAGATGCCCCCTGTTTTGCCAGAAAGAAAACCCATTGATGATGTTATATCGGTGGACAAAATCTTGGACGGCATGGATACCGCCAAATTAGTATTCACCGACATAACGTTCAACATCCCACACAGa GAACGTTTCATCGTGGTCCGGGAGACTGACGGGGTCCTGAGGAAGGCCACCTGGAAGGAGAGAGACCGGCTCATCCAGGTGTACTTCCCCAAAGAGGGGCGCAAGCACACAGTACCCCTCCTCTTTAAGGAGGAAAACCTCAAG AGGGTGTTCACCGAGGACCGCCATGAAGATGTCTTGAACTTGTGTCTGGTTCAGTTTGAGCCTGACTCCTCCGAGTACATCAAG ACTCACACAGCTACCTACGAGGATTTGGAGAAGCATGGCAAGTATGATCTTCTGCGCTCCACAAGACACTTTGGTGGTATGGCCTGGTACCTGGTCACCATGCGCAGGGTGGACAGACTAATAGTGGACATGCTGCAGAGAGATCT ACTAGATGACGCAGTCAGCCTGGTGTCTCTCTTCAACATGGTTCATCCAAACAGTGAGTCTGCCCAGGAGGCCCGCAGCCAGCAGGCCAGTGGCACAGATCTTCTCAAG ATTTTTGCTCAGAAGGAGTCCCAGAGGTCGGGCTACATCGAGTTGGCCCTCCAGGCCCACGGACAGAACCAAGAAAGCTCAGCAGTTTCCCTGGAGCATGTTTGA